The following nucleotide sequence is from Juglans microcarpa x Juglans regia isolate MS1-56 chromosome 6D, Jm3101_v1.0, whole genome shotgun sequence.
TGTTTCGATTCAAGTAAACCGAGTGTAAGAAAAATTGAGAATGGAGAGAGGTGGGGTGGGGGATTGCTCCTCTCACAGCTTTATGGAAAATGAACACAATATATCAAATTGATTGacatcttaaaaaaatgatttccatGTATTGCCacagagtgagagagaaaaaaggctATCAACAAAACTGAGGAAAAAGAATCATAgcaaaaaacaacaaatcaaaaacaaaaaatcgcATAGATCAAATGACAGATATTTTCTTCTTGGCCATCCAACTCGTTTTGGCATTTTCTATTGCTTCCTCCCTCATCCTCTGGAGTTCAATTAAACGTTGGTGATACTGCGTATCAATCGCATCCAGCTCCAGCTTCAGCTCATCACACTGATCCTTGTCTGCCAGAGATAGTGAACATATGCTCGACAAGCTGAAGTCTTTTGACATACCAGAACATGAATTAATAAAGGAGGTTGCAGATTTTTGTGCAGTCTCGTTATGCTCGCCATGATCATAAACTCTATACTCTGAATTAAACCCACCACACCGTTTTGAACCTTTATAGGATCCATCACAACTGAAATTATCGGACTCTAAACCACCACTATCATTAGAGACATCTGAAGCCATTGAGACACCATACTCGGCAGATATATCTGAAACAGTTGATTCTTGATTGTCTTCATCTTCCACACGTGGGAGAACATGATGCTCAAAAACTGCATCTGCAGAAGCCTCTACTGTCCCAGAATTTCCCCCAATCTGAAGTACAGTAGAATCACCAAATGAACTATTTGATTGAGATGAACAATTCCCAAAACAAGCTTTCCATCCAGGTACAAGCTTTGTTATCAAGTTGTCAATTAACTCAGAAATGACGGCCACATCTTCTTTTGACAGATCAAGTTGCTCAACCATCTCCTCAGCTATTAATATTGTAGTATCGGAATTGAGATAAAACGCAAAATGGATGTTTCTCACCTGAGCTGttaaaacaagaacaatatATAGTTAATGCTAGAAGGGAAAGAAAGTAAATTATTCAGCAGCGCATTTACTTACCATGGGGATCAGCAATGCGCAGAGTAAATGAAATTGTATTGTCATCAATTTTCTCCCCTCTTAACTTAAATTCATTATTCTCAGTAAACCTCTGAAATTCCGGAGTAGAACAGCCAGAAGTTTTCATACTACAGCCAACAGAACCCTTGTTAGAGTCTATATCCATGGCATGAGATTCAGGCTGTTGTGAGTTCACCAAAGTGGGCAAATTATTGGACAACAGCAGCGAATCACAATTGAGATCCTTTGGATTTCCAGTTGCAAGGAATGGATCTTTCAACAGCTCCATTGCTGGCAATCTCATAGATGCTGGAACTAGACACTTCTCTATGAACTGCTTGACTTGAGGGTCATTCACTTTACTCAGAGAAGCAGGCCTAATGCCCTATAGGAAAGGAatgtcaaaaagaaaaaaaagcacaaCAGCCATTTTTAAGAAAAGCTAGAATGAAACATACTGCAGGTAGTTGCCAACTTACAGAGGTGACCTTCTTGTATATTTGAGCTGGATTTTTGCATTCACCATATGGATATTCACAGGTAACCATTTCTAACATGCACATGCCAAAAGAATATATGTCGACAAGATCATTGTATTCCTCTTCATAAAGCTCGGGAGCCATAAATTCAGGAGTGCCtgtgcaaaaaagaaaaaaagataacaaactGCAATTTACACAGTTAGGCCAAAGTCATAACACTTTCAGAGAAAGGGATGTCCATACCAATAACACTTCGGGCAGTAGGCTGCTTCAAGACAGTTGCCAATCCAAGATCTCCAATTTTAACTTTTCCATTGTTACCATTAACAAATATGTTGTCACATTTCAGGTCTCTGTGGATAAT
It contains:
- the LOC121234860 gene encoding serine/threonine-protein kinase WNK8-like isoform X1; translated protein: MDFGAGPKFEAQDGDVVEKDPAGRYVRYNEVLGRGAFKTVYKAFDEVDGIEVAWNQVHIDDVLQSPEQLERLYSEVHLLKSLKHENIIKFYNSWVDDKSKTINLITELFTSGSLRQYRKKHKNVDMKAIKNWARQVLQGLSYLHGHNPPIIHRDLKCDNIFVNGNNGKVKIGDLGLATVLKQPTARSVIGTPEFMAPELYEEEYNDLVDIYSFGMCMLEMVTCEYPYGECKNPAQIYKKVTSGIRPASLSKVNDPQVKQFIEKCLVPASMRLPAMELLKDPFLATGNPKDLNCDSLLLSNNLPTLVNSQQPESHAMDIDSNKGSVGCSMKTSGCSTPEFQRFTENNEFKLRGEKIDDNTISFTLRIADPHAQVRNIHFAFYLNSDTTILIAEEMVEQLDLSKEDVAVISELIDNLITKLVPGWKACFGNCSSQSNSSFGDSTVLQIGGNSGTVEASADAVFEHHVLPRVEDEDNQESTVSDISAEYGVSMASDVSNDSGGLESDNFSCDGSYKGSKRCGGFNSEYRVYDHGEHNETAQKSATSFINSCSGMSKDFSLSSICSLSLADKDQCDELKLELDAIDTQYHQRLIELQRMREEAIENAKTSWMAKKKISVI
- the LOC121234860 gene encoding serine/threonine-protein kinase WNK8-like isoform X2 translates to MLWRKILPEDTCGYKAFDEVDGIEVAWNQVHIDDVLQSPEQLERLYSEVHLLKSLKHENIIKFYNSWVDDKSKTINLITELFTSGSLRQYRKKHKNVDMKAIKNWARQVLQGLSYLHGHNPPIIHRDLKCDNIFVNGNNGKVKIGDLGLATVLKQPTARSVIGTPEFMAPELYEEEYNDLVDIYSFGMCMLEMVTCEYPYGECKNPAQIYKKVTSGIRPASLSKVNDPQVKQFIEKCLVPASMRLPAMELLKDPFLATGNPKDLNCDSLLLSNNLPTLVNSQQPESHAMDIDSNKGSVGCSMKTSGCSTPEFQRFTENNEFKLRGEKIDDNTISFTLRIADPHAQVRNIHFAFYLNSDTTILIAEEMVEQLDLSKEDVAVISELIDNLITKLVPGWKACFGNCSSQSNSSFGDSTVLQIGGNSGTVEASADAVFEHHVLPRVEDEDNQESTVSDISAEYGVSMASDVSNDSGGLESDNFSCDGSYKGSKRCGGFNSEYRVYDHGEHNETAQKSATSFINSCSGMSKDFSLSSICSLSLADKDQCDELKLELDAIDTQYHQRLIELQRMREEAIENAKTSWMAKKKISVI